The Ananas comosus cultivar F153 linkage group 7, ASM154086v1, whole genome shotgun sequence genome has a window encoding:
- the LOC109712723 gene encoding agamous-like MADS-box protein AGL29, with product MLSKGKASKGKQRIELKKIENENARYASFTKRRTGLFTKACDLATLCGPDIAVLVFSPVGKCYSFGSPSVDQVVYRYMSGSPPSSAGTRSGPTNEVQKLNQELMELSKKLEASAAQQAVLQERLRVAAQAGECKWLENVERLGLEELRRLKESLGQLKSQADKRMNELLRGGGPSSSTTGSSRTALTVTPKNMANPFEPITLYPDDSSGEGFGSAGF from the coding sequence ATGTTGAGCAAAGGCAAGGCCTCGAAGGGAAAGCAAAGAATCGAATTGAAGAAGATCGAGAACGAGAATGCGCGGTACGCATCTTTCACCAAGCGCCGGACGGGCCTCTTCACCAAGGCCTGCGATCTTGCAACGCTGTGCGGGCCGGACATTGCGGTGTTGGTGTTCTCCCCCGTGGGGAAGTGCTACTCCTTCGGTAGTCCCTCGGTGGACcaggtggtgtaccggtacatgtcTGGTTCCCCACCATCCTCTGCGGGCACGAGAAGTGGGCCGACGAATGAGGTGCAGAAGTTGAACCAGGAACTGATGGAGCTCAGTAAGAAGCTCGAGGCCAGTGCGGCGCAACAGGCCGTGCTGCAGGAGAGATTGAGAGTGGCTGCCCAAGCCGGCGAGTGTAAGTGGCTAGAGAATGTGGAAAGGCTTGGCCTGGAAGAGCTTCGGCGGCTCAAAGAGTCGCTGGGGCAGCTCAAGTCGCAAGCCGACAAGCGGATGAATGAGCTACTCCGAGGCGGAGGGCCTTCGTCTTCCACGACAGGATCTTCGAGAACTGCATTGACCGTTACCCCCAAAAACATGGCGAATCCATTTGAACCGATCACTTTGTATCCAGACGACTCGTCCGGTGAGGGCTTTGGCTCAGCCGGCTTCTGA
- the LOC109712724 gene encoding serum response factor homolog B-like, which yields MIFFHIIVPSCLDNRKTVVSHSEDEGTGEVLILGGDPGPLSNSSTADDIYKKKKRFPFCCREEKKLSPHFVEARFLLQEQSNHDSSCENNRVSRGRQRVQLKRIENEDARQVCFSKRRNGVFSKASELSTLCGADVAVVVFSPAGRPYSFGSPAVDPVIDRFMSTASGQVGLDPSDPVPSDLIPASSGPSGSTPGFGPSNLAISMTSSFPDGSGPSGSAPGCLDPLGSEPGGSGPSGSTTNQDAYQRGVINRLNQEYMELARQLEAGKAQKAAIDERIRVAMESSQECQWLNKVDQLNIDELRRLAAALGRVKLMAEARSNELVGGQGSSSSNVVRVDNYTRLPTGRTTTNNRRAGESSSSSNTTLRVPPIQMVNPFGSSGSNPPSTIINPNPVDQFYASSSGFNRNTYGGFNPNFGPSFGFDPNLAGGFNPSSGGFHPNPPAGFNPSSGGFHPNLLGGFNPSSGGFNPNPTGGSDPNLVGRFSSNTGGGFGPSSAGFNPESDGGFNPSSSGFNRNPNTST from the exons ATGATCTTCTTCCATATCATTGTGCCGTCATGCCTGGACAATAGGAAAACTGTAGTGTCTCACTCTGAAGATGAAGGAACAGGTGAGGTCCTCATCTTAGGTGGAGATCCAGGACCACTAAGCAATTCTTCCACAGCAGATGATATTTATAAGAAGA AAAAACGATTCCCTTTCTGCTGTAGGGAAGAAAAGAAGTTATCACCACACTTTGTAGAGGCGAGATTTCTGTTGCAGGAACAGTCAAACCATGACTCGTCTTGCG AGAACAACAGGGTTAGTAGGGGTCGGCAGAGGGTGCAGTTAAAGAGAATAGAGAATGAGGATGCTCGTCAAGTGTGCTTCTCTAAGCGTCGTAATGGTGTTTTCTCAAAAGCTAGTGAACTCTCTACTCTCTGTGGTGCTGATGTTGCAGTCGTGGTCTTCTCACCTGCAGGTAGACCTTATTCTTTTGGTAGTCCAGCTGTGGATCCGGTCATTGACCGGTTCATGTCGACTGCTTCAGGTCAAGTCGGTTTGGATCCTAGTGATCCAGTTCCCTCCGACTTAATTCCTGCTAGTTCAGGCCCCTCTGGCTCGACTCCTGGTTTCGGTCCTTCCAACTTGGCCATCAGCATGACTAGCTCATTTCCTGATGGTTCAGGTCCTTCTGGCTCGGCTCCTGGTTGTTTGGATCCCTTGGGCTCGGAACCTGGTGGTTCAGGTCCCTCTGGTTCGACAACCAACCAGGATGCCTATCAGAGGGGAGTTATTAACCGTTTGAACCAGGAGTACATGGAGCTAGCAAGGCAACTTGAGGCTGGTAAGGCACAAAAGGCTGCGATTGATGAGAGGATCAGGGTAGCGATGGAGTCGAGCCAAGAGTGCCAATGGCTCAATAAAGTGGACCAACTCAATATAGACGAGCTGAGACGTCTCGCAGCGGCGCTTGGCCGGGTCAAGCTCATGGCGGAAGCAAGATCCAACGAGTTGGTCGGCGGTCAgggatcatcatcatcaaatgTTGTTCGAGTTGACAACTATACAAGGCTGCCAACTGGTAGAACCACGACTAATAATCGTCGAGCAGGAGAGAGTTCTTCCTCTTCTAATACCACTCTCAGGGTCCCACCGATTCAAATGGTAAATCCATTTGGATCAAGTGGGTCTAACCCCCCATCAACTATCATCAACCCAAACCCCGTGGATCAATTTTATGCTAGCTCTAGTGGGTTCAACCGTAACACCTATGGTGGATTCAACCCTAACTTTGGCCCCTCGTTCGGGTTTGACCCTAACTTAGCTGGTGGCTTCAATCCTAGCTCGGGTGGCTTCCATCCTAACCCACCGGCTGGCTTCAATCCTAGCTCGGGTGGCTTCCATCCTAACCTACTGGGTGGCTTCAACCCTAGCTCGGGTGGCTTCAACCCTAACCCAACAGGTGGGTCCGATCCTAATTTAGTTGGCAGGTTCAGCTCTAACACGGGCGGTGGTTTCGGTCCTAGTTCCGCTGGCTTCAACCCAGAATCGGATGGTGGgttcaaccctagctcaagcGGCTTCAACAGAAATCCTAACACCTCCACATGA
- the LOC109713440 gene encoding riboflavin biosynthesis protein PYRD, chloroplastic isoform X1, which translates to MAYIVNILYTLLISFDLHYSHPWRSPPSSPPTPHVSNPTRSPHFPQAHVALAQSGAIAAVHLRSDARGRTRVSTCGGAWSWRGRRSGARARTRWSGASSCETARSSGKGSIPKQGNLTLSVRYIQVFAVEDAGVLAQGATAFVSLEPCNHYGRTPPCTEALIRAKIRKVIVGMLDPNPIVASKGVERLRQAGIEVEVGVEEELCRKLNEAYIHRMLTGRPFVTLRYTLSFNGMVLNQVGRGAEESGGYYSKLLHEYDGIIMSSNLAKLSSLPTSHEAGANQPLHIIIASGLGSPLRLPFLTKEGAAKVVIFADKPITVESEVEEIEVVVLGTLTLSSVLTACGSRGLCSILLDLRGDNGNLQKLLDNVYDEHLVQKVIMEVCPVWNGSKEASFLAFGEKSLRLNNLQSRVYSESVVVEGYIS; encoded by the exons ATGGCCTACATTGTGAATATCTTATACACCCTACTCATATCTTTCGATCTCCACTATTCCCATCCATGGCGATCTCCTCCCTCTTCTCCACCGACCCCTCACGTCTCAAACCCTACGCGTTCTCCTCATTTTCCACAAGCCCACGTTGCTCTCGCTCAATCCGGAGCAATCGCGGCCGTCCATTTGCGATCCGATGCCAGGGGAAGGACGAGGGTTTCTACATGCGGCGGTGCGTGGAGTTGGCGCGGAAGGCGCTCGGGCGCACGAGCCCGAACCCGATGGTCGGGTGCGTCATCGTGCGAGACGGCGAGATCGTCGGGGAAGGGTTCCATCCCAAAGCAGGGCAACCTCACGCTGAG TGTTCGATATATTCAGGTTTTTGCGGTAGAAGATGCCGGGGTATTGGCTCAGGGTGCAACAGCTTTCGTGAGCCTCGAACCTTGCAACCATTATGGGAGGACCCCGCCGTGCACCGAGGCACTTATCCGTgccaaaataagaaaagtcatTGTGGGAATGTTGGATCCGAATCCAATTGTTGCATCGAAAGGAGTTGAAAGGCTGAGACAAGCTGGAATAGAAGTTGAAGTAGGAGTAGAGGAAGAATTGTGCCGCAAACTTAATGAAGCCTATATTCATCGAATGCTTACAGGGAGGCCATTTGTTACTTTAAg GTATACTCTTTCGTTCAACGGGATGGTTCTAAATCAAGTTGGAAGAGGAGCAGAAGAATCGGGTGGATACTACTCAAAATTATTGCATGAATACGATGGAATAATAATGTCCAGCAACTTGGCCAAACTCTCTAGCTTACCAACTTCACATGAAGCTGGAGCAAATCAACCTCTTCATATTATCATAGCATCTGGTTTAGGTTCTCCATTGCGCCTTCCCTTTCTCACTAAAGAAGGTGCAGCTAAAGTAGTAATATTTGCAGACAAACCCATAACAGTGGAGTCAGAAGTTGAGGAGATTGAAGTGGTTGTCCTTGGAACTTTGACACTAAGTTCTGTACTTACTGCTTGTGGGAGTCGGGGTTTGTGCAGCATTTTATTGGATTTGAGGGGGGATAATGGAAATTTGCAGAAgcttttagataatgtttatgACGAACACTTGGTACAAAAGGTTATCATGGAAGTATGCCCTGTTTGGAATGGAAGTAAGGAGGCTTCCTTTTTGGCATTCGGAGAGAAGTCGTTGAGATTGAACAATTTACAATCTAGAGTGTACAGTGAGAGTGTTGTGGTTGAAGGATACATATCGtaa
- the LOC109713440 gene encoding riboflavin biosynthesis protein PYRD, chloroplastic isoform X2 gives MAISSLFSTDPSRLKPYAFSSFSTSPRCSRSIRSNRGRPFAIRCQGKDEGFYMRRCVELARKALGRTSPNPMVGCVIVRDGEIVGEGFHPKAGQPHAEVFAVEDAGVLAQGATAFVSLEPCNHYGRTPPCTEALIRAKIRKVIVGMLDPNPIVASKGVERLRQAGIEVEVGVEEELCRKLNEAYIHRMLTGRPFVTLRYTLSFNGMVLNQVGRGAEESGGYYSKLLHEYDGIIMSSNLAKLSSLPTSHEAGANQPLHIIIASGLGSPLRLPFLTKEGAAKVVIFADKPITVESEVEEIEVVVLGTLTLSSVLTACGSRGLCSILLDLRGDNGNLQKLLDNVYDEHLVQKVIMEVCPVWNGSKEASFLAFGEKSLRLNNLQSRVYSESVVVEGYIS, from the exons ATGGCGATCTCCTCCCTCTTCTCCACCGACCCCTCACGTCTCAAACCCTACGCGTTCTCCTCATTTTCCACAAGCCCACGTTGCTCTCGCTCAATCCGGAGCAATCGCGGCCGTCCATTTGCGATCCGATGCCAGGGGAAGGACGAGGGTTTCTACATGCGGCGGTGCGTGGAGTTGGCGCGGAAGGCGCTCGGGCGCACGAGCCCGAACCCGATGGTCGGGTGCGTCATCGTGCGAGACGGCGAGATCGTCGGGGAAGGGTTCCATCCCAAAGCAGGGCAACCTCACGCTGAG GTTTTTGCGGTAGAAGATGCCGGGGTATTGGCTCAGGGTGCAACAGCTTTCGTGAGCCTCGAACCTTGCAACCATTATGGGAGGACCCCGCCGTGCACCGAGGCACTTATCCGTgccaaaataagaaaagtcatTGTGGGAATGTTGGATCCGAATCCAATTGTTGCATCGAAAGGAGTTGAAAGGCTGAGACAAGCTGGAATAGAAGTTGAAGTAGGAGTAGAGGAAGAATTGTGCCGCAAACTTAATGAAGCCTATATTCATCGAATGCTTACAGGGAGGCCATTTGTTACTTTAAg GTATACTCTTTCGTTCAACGGGATGGTTCTAAATCAAGTTGGAAGAGGAGCAGAAGAATCGGGTGGATACTACTCAAAATTATTGCATGAATACGATGGAATAATAATGTCCAGCAACTTGGCCAAACTCTCTAGCTTACCAACTTCACATGAAGCTGGAGCAAATCAACCTCTTCATATTATCATAGCATCTGGTTTAGGTTCTCCATTGCGCCTTCCCTTTCTCACTAAAGAAGGTGCAGCTAAAGTAGTAATATTTGCAGACAAACCCATAACAGTGGAGTCAGAAGTTGAGGAGATTGAAGTGGTTGTCCTTGGAACTTTGACACTAAGTTCTGTACTTACTGCTTGTGGGAGTCGGGGTTTGTGCAGCATTTTATTGGATTTGAGGGGGGATAATGGAAATTTGCAGAAgcttttagataatgtttatgACGAACACTTGGTACAAAAGGTTATCATGGAAGTATGCCCTGTTTGGAATGGAAGTAAGGAGGCTTCCTTTTTGGCATTCGGAGAGAAGTCGTTGAGATTGAACAATTTACAATCTAGAGTGTACAGTGAGAGTGTTGTGGTTGAAGGATACATATCGtaa
- the LOC109712560 gene encoding uncharacterized protein LOC109712560, translating to MATRSPSPNPSRHSNPHNSKTPEAINPTRKSVIFNSSKTPNPCDSPLRSSCSKIVAAAAPSLRSSFEHKENERDSNSSKPAKMRSPTAASLKGPKNFMAPTISASSKAIAASPRKKILGERNELVRSSSFTSVSDSFQSPSMEKIVPQSDLPLRVSNISSEGVAIEEIGSKPEVGFHSQDALSGIEPKKMDLEVKNHHHTVLVPSFSSSSSSPSSVIAPLDADPSLPPYDPKTNYLSPRPQFLHYKPNPRIENYLNGGGDIFEMVEGKRLEDSFSSESCEESSEHAEEDESSSREKNSVEEFFSEAEAEECINGADASKPECLPNSHRNRVNSRLSLHLRCAPLVLVLLIACLCVPLSDSPIISSSSILKAPTFAKFRELYGVDNIVVSGLYLRDLATRVGDWSTQSFAYYYTSTGTYHKEEGSSFCAANLTASAADPAVDVDQKYIEKNAIQEETRRENCEANQVAEENIEKEPVIEYEEEKRGEVEVREGQEIVHAENEAVRVEIDAVVVEEVKEDNMMELEVETEVHEDLSEDGMKEVAEVGGFGRNEAEVEIKSESIESEPQEVEIQKDGAECNLPLAGTVLNDYDGFDVNGNGNTEEHQTSHGLKLEEIMQNGSEHKISMKMTAGLAFLIVSLATASIFLHMKRKQSLAVATESPSPKEVTAKSVSGSSESYLRPKGSPYQNSLIYMEMMGDSGPSELSTSLNNSASSYGRQRSRKVEGEEALSNEKRLRRDSAVSSSSSFGSFTTYEKISCKKGNRDEEAMTPVRRSSRIRNLVASP from the exons ATGGCAACGAGATCCCCTTCCCCAAATCCATCTAGACACTCGAATCCACACAATTCCAAAACCCCAGAAGCGATTAATCCAACAAGAAAGAGCGTCATCTTCAATTCATCTAAAACTCCCAATCCATGCG ATTCCCCTCTGAGGAGTTCTTGTTCGAAAATTGTTGCAGCAGCGGCGCCATCTCTGCGCTCCTCGTTTGAGCATAAAGAGAACGAGAGGGATTCGAACTCATCGAAGCCGGCGAAGATGAGATCGCCCACGGCCGCGTCTTTGAAGGGGCCGAAGAACTTCATGGCCCCGACGATCTCGGCTTCGTCCAAGGCCATCGCCGCTTCCCCGAGAAAGAAAATCCTCGGAGAGCGGAATGAGCTCGTCAGGTCTTCTTCTTTCACCTCTGTTTCTGACTCGTTCCAATCTCCTTCGATGGAGAAGATTGTGCCCCAATCTGATTTACCTCTAAGGGTATCCAATATTTCTTCCGAAGGGGTTGCGATCGAAGAGATTGGATCGAAACCTGAGGTGGGTTTTCATTCCCAAGATGCATTGAGTGGAATCGAGCCGAAAAAAATGGATCTTGAAGTAAAAAATCACCACCACACTGTTCTTGTCccatccttttcttcttcttcttcttctccttcttcagtTATTGCCCCTTTGGACGCTGatccttctcttcctccttaTGACCCTAAGACCAATTACCTCTCCCCGAGGCCCCAGTTCCTACATTACAAGCCGAATCCCCGTATTGAGAACTATCTCAATGGAGGAGGTGATATATTTGAGATGGTAGAGGGGAAAAGGCTCGAGGATAGCTTCTCCTCGGAAAGCTGTGAGGAAAGCAGTGAACATGCTGAGGAAGATGAATCTTCTTCTCGAGAGAAAAATTCTGTGGAAGAGTTTTTCTCTGAAGCAGAAGCTGAAGAATGTATTAATGGAGCCGACGCTTCCAAACCAGAATGTTTACCCAATTCGCATAGGAACCGTGTTAACTCTCGGCTTTCTTTACATCTCAGATGTGCTCCTCTTGTTCTGGTTCTGCTCATAGCGTGCCTTTGTGTTCCGTTGTCAGATTCTCCTATAATCTCCTCTTCTTCCATATTGAAAGCTCCAACTTTTGCGAAATTTCGAGAGCTGTATGGTGTAGACAACATTGTGGTTTCTGGGCTGTATCTCAGAGATTTGGCTACTAGGGTGGGGGATTGGTCAACCCAATCTTTCGCGTACTATTATACTAGTACGGGTACTTATCATAAAGAAGAAGGAAGTTCGTTTTGTGCGGCGAATTTGACAGCTTCAGCTGCAGATCCGGCTGTTGATGTAGATCAGaagtatattgaaaaaaacGCAATCCAAGAAGAAACAAGGAGGGAAAATTGTGAAGCGAATCAAGTTGCTGAGGAGAACATTGAGAAAGAGCCTGTTATAGAGTACGAAGAGGAGAAAAGAGGTGAAGTTGAGGTTCGGGAAGGTCAGGAGATAGTTCATGCGGAGAATGAGGCAGTGAGAGTAGAGATAGATGCAGTAGTAGTGGAAGAGGTGAAGGAAGATAATATGATGGAACTTGAGGTCGAGACGGAAGTCCACGAAGATCTGAGTGAAGATGGAATGAAAGAAGTGGCAGAAGTTGGGGGTTTCGGCCGAAATGAAGCGGAGGTGGAGATAAAGAGTGAAAGCATTGAATCTGAGCCTCAAGAAGTGGAGATCCAAAAAGATGGAGCTGAATGTAATTTGCCTCTCGCCGGCACTGTTCTTAATGATTATGATGGTTTCGATGTGAATGGCAATGGTAACACCGAGGAGCATCAAACCTCTCATGGCCTGAAGTTGGAAGAAATAATGCAGAATGGTTCGGAGCATAAGATTTCGATGAAGATGACCGCAGGATTAGCTTTTCTTATTGTATCTCTTGCCACCGCCTCGATCTTTTTGCATATGAAGCGAAAACAATCTCTCGCTGTTGCAACTGAGAGCCCAAGTCCGAAGGAGGTCACTGCTAAATCGGTTTCAGGTAGTAGTGAGAGCTATCTACGCCCCAAGGGATCTCCTTATCAAAACTCGCTCATTTATATGGAGATGATGGGTGATTCAGGTCCTTCGGAGTTGAGCACTAGCTTGAACAACAGCGCCTCGTCGTACGGGCGCCAGAGATCAAGGAAAGTCGAGGGGGAAGAGGCTTTGAGCAATGAAAAAAGGCTGAGGAGGGATTCCGCggtttcctcttcctcttcttttggGAGTTTCACCACTTACGAGAAAATCTCTTGTAAGAAA GGGAATAGAGATGAGGAGGCGATGACCCCGGTACGGCGATCGAGCAGGATAAGGAATTTAGTTGCTTCACCGTAA
- the LOC109712956 gene encoding 40S ribosomal protein S29 produces MGHSNVWNSHPKSYGPGSRVCRVCGNPHGMIRKYGLMCCRQCFRSNAKSIGFVKYR; encoded by the exons ATGGGTCACTCCAACGTGTGGAACTCTCATCCGAAGAGCTACGGCCCCGGATCTAGGGTTTG CCGTGTATGCGGCAACCCACATGGTATGATTCGGAAGTATGGCCTCATGTGCTGTAGACAGTGCTTCCGCAGCAACGCCAAGAGCATTGGCTTCGTTAAG TACCGTTGA
- the LOC109712955 gene encoding amino acid permease 6, giving the protein MEVEGKTKYAEEAFDFDDGRQQKPELDDDGRPKRRGTLLTASAHIITAVIGSGVLSLAWAIAQLGWVVGPAVLVAFSLITWFCSSLLADCYRSPDPVHGKRNYTYGEAVRANLGSVKYRLCALAQYVNLVGVTVGYTITTAISMGAVKRSNCFHRNGHNAACDESNTINMIIFAAIQILLSQLPNFHKLWWLSIVAAVMSVTYSSIGLGLSIAKIAEGGNVRTSLTGVTIGIDVSASEKVWRTFQSLGNIAFAYSYSNVLIEIQDTLRSSPPENQVMKKASFIGVSTTTLFYMLCGILGYAAFGNHAPGNFLTGFGFYDPFWLIDIGNICIAIHLIGAYQVFCQPIYQFFEGWIRNRWPNNTFFTKEHVVSLPVVGDFPFSLFRLIWRTLYVILTALVASIFPFFNDFLGLIGALSFWPLTVYFPVQMYMAQAKIRKFSVTWTWLNILSSACLVVSIVAACGSIQGLVHDVGNYRPFRV; this is encoded by the exons ATGGAGGTGGAGGGAAAGACCAAATACGCGGAGGAAGCCTTCGATTTCGACGACGGTCGCCAACAAAAACCCGAACTCGACGACGATGGCCGGCCTAAAAGAAGAG gGACACTGTTGACAGCAAGTGCACACATAATAACTGCTGTGATTGGGTCAGGAGTGCTTTCTCTGGCTTGGGCAATTGCTCAGTTGGGTTGGGTGGTTGGGCCTGCAGTTTTAGTGGCTTTCTCTCTCATCACTTGGTTCTGCTCCAGCCTCCTTGCTGATTGTTACAGATCCCCTGACCCTGTCCATGGCAAAAGGAACTACACTTATGGGGAAGCTGTGAGAGCTAACCTAG gAAGTGTGAAGTACAGACTATGTGCGCTGGCCCAATATGTGAATCTGGTTGGAGTGACAGTTGGCTACACAATAACAACAGCCATCAGTATGGG GGCGGTCAAAAGGTCCAACTGCTTCCATCGCAACGGTCACAATGCGGCTTGCGACGAATCCAACACTATCAACATGATCATCTTTGCAGCAATTCAGATACTGCTGTCTCAGTTACCAAACTTCCACAAGCTATGGTGGTTGTCTATAGTAGCAGCTGTCATGTCTGTCACATACTCTTCTATTGGGCTTGGCCTCTCCATTGCCAAAATAGCAG AAGGGGGGAATGTGAGGACCTCACTCACAGGAGTAACAATAGGAATAGATGTATCTGCAAGTGAGAAGGTGTGGAGAACCTTCCAGTCCCTTGGGAACATAGCCTTTGCTTATTCTTACTCCAACGTTCTTATTGAGATTCAG gaCACATTGAGATCGAGTCCACCAGAGAACCAGGTGATGAAGAAGGCCTCCTTCATAGGTGTCTCCACCACAACTCTCTTTTACATGTTGTGTGGTATCTTAGGTTATGCTGCTTTTGGGAACCATGCACCTGGTAACTTCCTCACTGGATTCGGCTTCTACGATCCCTTCTGGCTTATTGACATTGGCAACATCTGCATTGCCATCCACCTAATTGGAGCTTACCAG GTCTTTTGCCAGCCAATTTATCAATTCTTCGAGGGCTGGATCCGCAACCGGTGGCCTAACAACACCTTCTTTACAAAGGAGCATGTTGTCAGCCTTCCCGTAGTGGGTGACTTTCCTTTCAGCTTGTTCCGCTTGATCTGGCGAACGCTGTACGTGATACTAACCGCGCTGGTGGCGTCAATCTTCCCCTTCTTCAACGACTTCCTCGGCCTCATCGGTGCCCTCTCCTTCTGGCCGCTCACAGTGTACTTCCCTGTCCAGATGTACATGGCGCAGGCCAAGATACGTAAGTTCTCCGTCACGTGGACATGGCTGAACATTCTGAGCTCGGCTTGTCTTGTGGTGTCAATCGTCGCAGCGTGTGGATCCATTCAGGGACTCGTTCACGACGTCGGCAATTATAGGCCGTTCAGGGTTTAA
- the LOC109712735 gene encoding tubulin alpha chain-like, with protein sequence MRECISIHIGQAGIQVGNACWELYCLEHGIQPDGQMPGDKTVGGGDDAFNTFFSETGAGKHVPRAVFVDLEPTVIDEVRTGTYRQLFHPEQLISGKEDAANNFARGHYTIGKEIVDLCLDRIRKLADNCTGLQGFLVFNAVGGGTGSGLGSLLLERLSVDYGKKSKLGFTVYPSPQVSTSVVEPYNSVLSTHSLLEHTDVAVLLDNEAIYDICRRSLDIERPTYTNLNRLVSQVISSLTASLRFDGALNVDVTEFQTNLVPYPRIHFMLSSYAPVISAEKAYHEQLSVAEITNSAFEPSSMMAKCDPRHGKYMACCLMYRGDVVPKDVNAAVATIKTKRTIQFVDWCPTGFKCGINYQPPTVVPGGDLAKVQRAVCMISNSTSVAEVFSRIDHKFDLMYAKRAFVHWYVGEGMEEGEFSEAREDLAALEKDYEEVGAESNEGEEGDEGDDY encoded by the exons ATGAGAGAGTGCATCTCGATCCACATTGGCCAGGCCGGTATCCAGGTCGGGAATGCGTGCTGGGAACTTTACTGTCTCGAGCATGGCATCCAG CCTGATGGCCAAATGCCTGGTGACAAGACTGTTGGCGGAGGTGATGATGCATTCAACACCTTCTTCAGTGAGACTGGTGCTGGAAAGCATGTTCCCCGTGCTGTGTTTGTTGATCTTGAGCCCACCGTGATTGATGAGGTGAGGACTGGAACCTACCGCCAGCTGTTCCACCCTGAGCAGCTCATTAGCGGAAAGGAGGATGCGGCCAACAACTTTGCCCGTGGCCACTACACCA TTGGCAAAGAGATTGTTGATCTCTGCCTTGACCGCATCAGGAAGCTGGCTGACAACTGCACTGGCCTCCAAGGCTTCCTTGTGTTCAACGCTGTTGGTGGAGGCACTGGATCAGGCCTTGGATCCCTCCTCCTTGAGCGTCTCTCTGTGGACTATGGCAAGAAGTCGAAGCTGGGTTTCACTGTGTATCCCTCTCCTCAGGTCTCCACCTCTGTTGTTGAACCTTACAACAGCGTCCTTTCCACCCACTCCCTTCTTGAGCACACTGATGTTGCTGTTCTCCTCGACAATGAAGCTATCTATGACATCTGTAGGCGCTCTCTCGACATTGAACGCCCCACCTACACTAACCTCAACCGCCTCGTGTCTCAG GTGATTTCATCTTTGACGGCTTCATTGAGGTTTGACGGTGCCCTGAATGTTGATGTCACTGAGTTCCAGACCAACCTGGTCCCTTATCCTAGAATTCACTTCATGCTTTCCTCCTATGCTCCTGTCATCTCTGCTGAGAAGGCCTACCATGAGCAACTCTCTGTTGCTGAAATTACCAACAGTGCCTTTGAGCCTTCGTCCATGATGGCGAAGTGCGACCCCCGCCACGGCAAGTACATGGCCTGTTGCCTGATGTACCGTGGTGATGTTGTCCCCAAGGATGTGAATGCGGCAGTCGCCACCATCAAGACCAAGCGCACCATCCAGTTTGTTGATTGGTGCCCGACTGGCTTCAAGTGCGGCATCAACTACCAGCCACCAACTGTTGTGCCAGGTGGTGATCTCGCAAAGGTGCAGAGGGCTGTGTGCATGATATCCAACTCCACTAGCGTTGCTGAGGTGTTCTCCCGCATCGACCACAAGTTTGATCTCATGTATGCTAAGCGTGCCTTTGTTCACTGGTATGTGGGTGAGGGCATGGAGGAAGGGGAGTTCTCCGAGGCCCGTGAGGACCTTGCTGCGCTCGAGAAGGACTATGAGGAGGTTGGCGCAGAGTCTAATGAGGGAGAAGAGGGTGATGAAGGTGACGACTACTAA